One stretch of Musicola paradisiaca NCPPB 2511 DNA includes these proteins:
- a CDS encoding calcium/sodium antiporter has product MLFATVLLVVGLILLVYGADRVVYGAAVLARSFGIPPMIIGMTIVGMGTSLPELMVSVTAALNNQIDMAVGNVLGSNIANILLILGSAALIRPLTFQSALLRRELPPMLFVTALCGWLLHDGFLSRMDGLILLIAAGGCILLMLNMATRAAKQGEDSLTREQMAELPQDNNYTVALLWLILGLIIMPMSARIVIDNATVIANYFNISELTIGLTVLAVGTSLPELATAIVGTLKKEDDIALGNLIGSNIFNIVIVLGVPALLSPGALNPLAFQRDYWVMLGVSALLTALCLRQKRCIGQGAGTLLVCAFIAYLSVLFLFP; this is encoded by the coding sequence ATGCTTTTTGCGACAGTACTGTTGGTTGTTGGTTTGATTCTGCTGGTTTATGGTGCCGACCGGGTCGTCTATGGCGCCGCCGTTCTGGCCCGCTCTTTCGGCATCCCGCCCATGATTATCGGTATGACTATCGTTGGAATGGGAACGTCCTTGCCCGAACTGATGGTTTCCGTCACCGCCGCGCTTAATAATCAAATCGATATGGCTGTCGGCAATGTTCTGGGCTCCAATATCGCCAATATTCTGTTGATTCTCGGCAGCGCCGCGCTGATACGCCCGCTGACATTCCAATCCGCCCTGCTGCGGCGTGAACTCCCCCCGATGCTTTTTGTCACCGCCTTGTGCGGATGGCTGCTGCATGACGGTTTTTTGAGCCGCATGGATGGCCTCATCCTGCTGATTGCCGCCGGAGGTTGCATCCTGCTGATGCTGAACATGGCGACCCGCGCAGCAAAGCAGGGCGAAGACAGCCTGACACGGGAGCAGATGGCGGAACTGCCGCAGGACAACAACTATACGGTTGCGCTGCTGTGGCTGATTCTCGGGCTGATCATCATGCCGATGTCCGCCCGAATCGTGATCGATAACGCTACCGTCATCGCCAATTACTTTAATATCAGTGAACTTACCATCGGTCTGACCGTATTGGCGGTCGGCACCAGCCTGCCGGAACTGGCCACTGCGATTGTCGGCACATTGAAAAAGGAAGACGATATCGCATTGGGCAATCTGATCGGTTCCAATATATTCAATATCGTCATCGTGCTGGGCGTCCCGGCACTGCTCTCGCCAGGCGCACTGAACCCGCTCGCTTTTCAGCGCGATTACTGGGTCATGCTCGGCGTCAGTGCGCTTCTGACGGCACTCTGTCTCCGCCAGAAACGGTGCATCGGTCAGGGCGCGGGCACATTGTTAGTGTGTGCATTCATTGCGTACCTTTCGGTGCTGTTCTTGTTTCCATAG
- the murA gene encoding UDP-N-acetylglucosamine 1-carboxyvinyltransferase — translation MDKFRVQGPTRLTGEVTISGAKNAALPILFAALLAEEPVEIQNVPKLRDIDTTMKLLSQLGAHVERNGSVHVDASAVNVFCAPYELVKTMRASIWALGPLVARFGQGQVSLPGGCAIGARPVDLHINGLEQLGAQITLEEGYVKATVDGRLKGAHIVMDKVSVGATVTIMSAAVLAVGRTIIENAAREPEIVDTANFLNTLGAKISGAGSDKIVIDGVERLGGGVYRVLPDRIETGTFLVAAAVSGGKVVCRNTRPETLDAVLAKLREAGADIDVGEDWISLDMHGQRPKAVNVRTAPHPGFPTDMQAQFSLLNLVAEGTGVITETIFENRFMHIPELIRMGAQAEIESNTVICHGVEHLSGAQVMATDLRASASLVLAGCIADGVTLVDRIYHIDRGYDRIEDKLSALGAKIERVKENG, via the coding sequence ATGGATAAATTTCGTGTGCAGGGGCCAACCCGGCTCACCGGTGAAGTTACTATTTCCGGTGCTAAAAACGCCGCCCTGCCTATCCTGTTTGCTGCTTTACTGGCTGAAGAGCCGGTAGAAATCCAGAATGTCCCGAAACTGCGCGACATCGATACTACGATGAAATTGTTAAGCCAGCTGGGCGCGCATGTTGAGCGTAACGGCTCGGTGCATGTCGACGCCAGTGCGGTGAATGTTTTCTGTGCGCCTTATGAACTGGTCAAAACGATGCGTGCTTCGATTTGGGCGCTGGGGCCGTTGGTAGCGCGTTTCGGTCAGGGGCAGGTTTCTCTGCCGGGCGGATGTGCGATCGGCGCCCGACCGGTTGATTTACATATCAACGGCTTGGAACAGCTGGGCGCGCAGATCACGCTGGAAGAAGGGTATGTGAAGGCGACCGTGGATGGTCGTCTTAAAGGTGCGCACATCGTTATGGATAAGGTCAGTGTGGGTGCGACAGTGACCATCATGAGCGCTGCGGTATTGGCGGTCGGCAGGACGATTATTGAAAATGCCGCACGCGAGCCGGAAATCGTGGATACGGCGAATTTCCTGAATACGCTGGGCGCGAAAATCAGTGGCGCCGGCAGCGATAAAATTGTGATCGACGGGGTAGAGCGATTGGGCGGCGGAGTATACCGCGTGCTGCCGGATCGTATCGAAACCGGCACCTTCCTGGTGGCGGCGGCGGTTTCCGGCGGGAAAGTGGTCTGTCGCAATACTCGTCCCGAGACGCTGGACGCTGTGCTCGCGAAACTGCGGGAAGCAGGCGCTGATATTGATGTCGGTGAAGATTGGATCAGTCTGGATATGCATGGTCAGCGTCCTAAAGCCGTGAATGTACGCACGGCTCCGCATCCTGGATTCCCGACCGACATGCAGGCGCAGTTCAGTTTGCTGAATCTGGTGGCCGAAGGCACCGGGGTGATCACTGAAACCATCTTCGAAAACCGTTTCATGCATATTCCGGAACTGATTCGTATGGGTGCGCAAGCGGAGATCGAAAGTAATACGGTGATTTGCCATGGTGTTGAGCATCTGTCTGGCGCCCAGGTGATGGCAACCGATCTGCGGGCGTCCGCCAGTCTGGTTCTGGCTGGTTGTATTGCCGACGGCGTCACGCTGGTTGATCGTATCTACCATATCGATCGCGGTTATGACCGAATTGAAGACAAGTTGAGTGCTCTCGGCGCGAAGATTGAGCGCGTCAAAGAAAACGGCTGA
- the kdsD gene encoding arabinose-5-phosphate isomerase KdsD, which yields MSHFKLQPGFDFQTAGRQVLSIERDSLAQLDQYIDGNFALACEKMFHCRGKVVVMGMGKSGHIGCKMAATFASTGTPSFFVHPGEASHGDLGMIAAQDVVIAISNSGESHEILALIPVLKRLQVCLICMTGNPDSTMAKTADIHLCVHVAQEACPLGLAPTSSTTAALVMGDALAVALLQARGFTAEDFALSHPGGALGRKLLLRVEDIMHSGEEIPCVDSHASLRDALLEITRKNLGMTAICNADRKIEGIFTDGDLRRVFDMNINLNNARITDVMTRGGIRVTPHTLAVDALNLMQSRHITSLMVADDDRLLGIIHMHDMLRAGVV from the coding sequence ATGTCACATTTCAAGTTACAACCCGGCTTTGATTTCCAGACGGCAGGCCGTCAGGTTCTGTCCATCGAGCGCGATAGTCTGGCGCAGCTGGATCAGTATATCGACGGTAACTTCGCCCTGGCCTGCGAAAAAATGTTCCACTGTCGCGGCAAGGTCGTGGTCATGGGGATGGGCAAATCAGGCCATATCGGCTGCAAAATGGCGGCGACGTTCGCCAGTACCGGTACGCCATCGTTTTTCGTCCACCCTGGGGAAGCCAGCCACGGCGATCTGGGCATGATTGCCGCGCAGGACGTCGTCATCGCCATATCCAACTCGGGTGAATCGCACGAGATTCTGGCGCTGATCCCTGTGCTTAAACGTCTGCAGGTTTGTCTGATTTGCATGACCGGCAACCCAGACAGCACGATGGCGAAAACTGCGGATATCCACCTTTGCGTTCACGTCGCTCAGGAAGCCTGCCCATTGGGGCTGGCGCCGACATCCAGCACCACCGCCGCGCTGGTAATGGGCGATGCGCTGGCGGTGGCGTTATTGCAGGCACGCGGCTTTACCGCCGAAGATTTCGCATTATCCCATCCCGGCGGCGCGCTTGGCCGCAAATTGCTGTTACGGGTGGAAGACATCATGCACTCCGGCGAAGAAATTCCTTGCGTGGACAGCCATGCTTCCCTGCGCGACGCACTGTTGGAAATCACGCGCAAAAATCTGGGCATGACGGCGATTTGCAACGCAGACCGGAAAATCGAAGGGATTTTTACCGACGGCGACCTGCGCCGGGTATTCGATATGAATATCAATCTGAACAACGCCCGCATCACCGACGTGATGACGCGCGGCGGTATCCGGGTGACGCCGCATACACTGGCGGTCGATGCGCTGAATCTGATGCAGTCCCGCCACATTACCTCGTTGATGGTGGCGGACGACGATCGTCTGCTTGGCATCATCCATATGCATGATATGTTGCGCGCTGGCGTGGTGTGA
- the mlaB gene encoding lipid asymmetry maintenance protein MlaB: protein MANSLTWKRENGVLQLEGDLDRDTLLPLWQQREALLNGVGELDLSRLRRVDSSGLALLLHFHHQQQQQEKELNITGASDRLSTLIQLYNLSEIIPIRQAG from the coding sequence ATGGCTAACTCGCTGACCTGGAAACGGGAAAATGGCGTCCTCCAGCTGGAAGGAGACCTTGATCGCGATACGCTGTTACCTTTGTGGCAACAGCGGGAGGCGTTGCTAAACGGTGTGGGTGAACTGGATCTCAGCCGGCTGCGTCGGGTTGATTCTTCAGGGTTGGCATTGCTGCTGCATTTTCATCATCAACAGCAGCAGCAAGAGAAGGAACTGAACATTACCGGAGCTAGCGATCGGCTCAGTACCCTTATCCAACTGTATAACCTGAGCGAAATCATCCCCATCCGCCAGGCTGGATGA
- the ibaG gene encoding BolA family iron metabolism protein IbaG, translating to MENNEIKDVLMQALALDEVHVSGDGSHFQVIVVGDVFKEMSRVKQQQAVYGPLMEYIADNRIHALSIKAYTPEEWLRDRKLNGF from the coding sequence ATGGAAAATAACGAAATTAAAGATGTGCTGATGCAGGCATTGGCGCTGGATGAAGTGCACGTTTCCGGCGACGGTAGCCATTTCCAGGTAATTGTTGTGGGTGATGTCTTCAAGGAAATGAGCCGTGTCAAGCAGCAACAGGCGGTTTATGGGCCGCTGATGGAATATATCGCGGATAACCGCATTCACGCATTGTCGATCAAAGCTTATACCCCGGAAGAGTGGCTGCGCGATCGTAAACTGAACGGTTTTTGA
- the lptC gene encoding LPS export ABC transporter periplasmic protein LptC yields MSNVKRWLTLLLALIALVLIGLNLTDRQASTGPAEVPSNDPAYTMQKNITVVYDPTGKLSYKLVAESAEHYNADQSSRFTLPVATMFNELGVATWSVRSDRATLTKDRMLYLYGHVEVNSLTTDSQLERIKTDNAQVNLITQDVSSDDEVTLYGTNFTSNGLKMRGNLRSKTAELIDKVKSYYEIQPKQ; encoded by the coding sequence ATGAGTAATGTAAAACGCTGGCTGACGCTGTTGCTGGCATTGATCGCACTGGTGCTGATCGGGTTAAATCTGACCGACAGACAGGCCAGCACCGGCCCGGCGGAAGTACCCAGCAATGACCCTGCTTATACCATGCAGAAAAACATTACCGTGGTATATGACCCAACCGGAAAACTGAGCTACAAGCTGGTGGCGGAGAGTGCGGAACATTACAACGCCGACCAAAGCAGCCGCTTTACCTTGCCGGTGGCGACCATGTTCAACGAACTCGGGGTGGCGACCTGGTCGGTGCGTTCCGATCGCGCCACGCTGACAAAAGACCGGATGCTCTATCTTTACGGTCATGTGGAGGTCAACAGCCTCACCACTGATTCACAACTGGAACGTATCAAGACAGACAACGCCCAGGTCAACCTGATCACACAGGATGTCTCGTCGGATGATGAAGTCACCCTGTACGGCACTAACTTTACCTCTAACGGGCTGAAAATGCGTGGTAATCTGCGCAGCAAAACCGCTGAATTGATCGACAAGGTAAAATCTTATTATGAAATCCAACCTAAACAATAA
- the mlaE gene encoding lipid asymmetry maintenance ABC transporter permease subunit MlaE, translating to MLLQALASLGRSGISTCASFGRAGLMLFNALVGKPEPAKQWPLLARQLYSVGVQSLLIIIVSGCFIGMVLGLQGYIVLTTYSAEASLGMMVALSLLRELGPVVTALLFAGRAGSALTAEIGLMKATEQLSSMEMMAVDPLRRVVAPRFWAGFISMPLLTLIFVAVGIWGGALVGVDWKGIDSGFFWSAMQGAVEWRHDVMNCVLKSLFFAMTVTWIALFNGYDAIPTSEGISRATTRTVVHSSLAVLGLDFVLTALMFGK from the coding sequence ATGCTATTGCAGGCATTGGCGTCGTTGGGACGCTCCGGCATCAGCACCTGCGCCTCTTTTGGCCGGGCCGGGCTGATGTTGTTTAATGCGCTGGTCGGCAAGCCGGAGCCAGCTAAACAGTGGCCGTTGCTGGCGCGGCAGCTTTATAGCGTCGGCGTGCAGTCGCTGCTGATTATCATCGTTTCCGGCTGTTTTATCGGTATGGTGCTGGGGTTGCAAGGCTATATCGTGCTGACGACTTACAGCGCGGAGGCCAGCTTGGGCATGATGGTGGCGCTGTCGTTATTACGCGAACTGGGGCCGGTTGTGACGGCGTTATTGTTTGCCGGTCGCGCCGGTTCCGCTCTGACTGCGGAAATCGGCCTGATGAAGGCCACCGAGCAGCTTTCCAGTATGGAGATGATGGCGGTGGATCCGCTTCGTCGCGTAGTCGCTCCCCGTTTCTGGGCCGGTTTTATCAGTATGCCTTTGCTGACTCTCATTTTCGTTGCGGTCGGCATCTGGGGCGGCGCGCTGGTCGGCGTAGACTGGAAAGGTATCGACAGCGGGTTTTTCTGGTCGGCGATGCAAGGGGCTGTGGAGTGGCGGCACGATGTAATGAACTGTGTGCTAAAGAGCCTGTTTTTCGCGATGACCGTTACCTGGATCGCCCTGTTCAATGGTTATGACGCCATCCCGACGTCAGAAGGCATCAGTCGTGCGACGACTCGTACCGTGGTGCATTCTTCACTGGCGGTACTGGGATTGGATTTTGTGCTGACAGCACTGATGTTTGGGAAATGA
- the mlaD gene encoding outer membrane lipid asymmetry maintenance protein MlaD: MQTKKHEIWVGAFMLIALVAILFLALKVADLKSLGNQQTYRLYATFDNIGGLKIRSPVKIGGVVIGRVAEIGLDSKTYLPRVALDIDRQYDHIPDTSSLAIRTSGLLGEQYLALNIGFEDADMGTSIFKDGGTIQDTKSAMVLEDLIGQFLYKSGGNSNENAAQSSAEPSVKPGNDAKSDAGSQPVTQHP; this comes from the coding sequence ATGCAAACAAAGAAACATGAAATTTGGGTTGGCGCCTTTATGTTGATTGCGCTGGTTGCCATTCTCTTTCTGGCGCTGAAAGTGGCGGACCTGAAATCACTGGGAAATCAGCAGACATACCGTTTGTATGCGACTTTCGATAACATCGGCGGCCTGAAAATACGCTCGCCGGTGAAAATCGGCGGCGTGGTCATTGGTCGGGTGGCGGAGATCGGCCTGGACAGTAAAACGTATCTGCCGCGCGTGGCGTTGGATATCGATCGGCAATATGACCACATTCCGGATACCAGTTCCCTGGCGATTCGTACTTCCGGGTTGTTGGGGGAGCAGTATCTGGCCTTGAACATCGGTTTTGAGGATGCGGATATGGGAACGTCGATCTTTAAAGACGGCGGTACCATTCAGGACACGAAATCGGCCATGGTTCTGGAAGACCTTATCGGCCAATTCCTATATAAGAGCGGGGGTAACAGTAATGAGAATGCCGCTCAGAGCAGCGCAGAGCCATCGGTAAAGCCGGGCAATGATGCGAAATCTGACGCAGGCAGCCAACCTGTTACTCAACACCCTTGA
- the mlaF gene encoding phospholipid ABC transporter ATP-binding protein MlaF: MNHENLVEIRGLNFRRGERPIFSDISLNVPKRKITAIMGPSGIGKTTLLRLIGGQLQPDSGEIWFDGENIPALSRSGLYAARKKMSMLFQSGALFTDLNVFDNVAWPLREHTQLPDVLLRSTVMMKLEAVGLRGAAQLMPAELSGGMARRAALARAIALDPQLIMFDEPFVGQDPITMGVLVKLIDELNHALGVTCIVVSHDVPEVLSIADYAYIIAGQRVVAEGSPQELQQNDDPRVRQFLDGTADGPVPFRHPAGDYLSGLLGTGS, encoded by the coding sequence ATGAACCATGAAAATCTGGTTGAGATTCGCGGGCTCAATTTTCGGCGCGGCGAGCGGCCGATATTCAGCGATATATCGTTGAATGTACCCAAGCGTAAAATCACCGCGATCATGGGGCCGTCGGGAATAGGCAAAACCACGCTGTTGCGGCTGATTGGCGGGCAATTGCAACCAGATAGCGGAGAAATCTGGTTCGACGGAGAAAATATTCCAGCGCTTTCCCGTTCCGGGCTGTACGCCGCCCGCAAAAAGATGAGCATGCTGTTCCAGTCGGGCGCGTTATTTACCGATCTCAATGTTTTTGACAATGTCGCCTGGCCGCTGCGTGAGCATACCCAATTGCCGGACGTATTGTTGCGCAGTACGGTGATGATGAAGCTGGAGGCGGTTGGGTTGCGTGGCGCAGCGCAACTGATGCCTGCGGAACTGTCGGGCGGGATGGCCCGCCGCGCCGCGCTGGCGCGTGCGATAGCGCTGGATCCTCAGCTCATCATGTTCGACGAACCCTTTGTCGGTCAGGATCCCATTACGATGGGGGTGTTGGTAAAGCTGATCGACGAACTGAATCATGCGTTAGGCGTTACTTGCATCGTGGTGTCTCATGATGTGCCGGAAGTGCTGAGCATCGCGGATTATGCCTATATCATCGCCGGGCAGCGCGTTGTGGCGGAAGGATCGCCGCAGGAATTGCAGCAAAATGATGATCCGCGCGTGCGTCAGTTTCTGGATGGGACGGCGGATGGTCCGGTGCCGTTCCGACATCCGGCGGGTGATTATCTGAGCGGACTTTTGGGTACGGGGAGTTAA
- the degS gene encoding outer membrane-stress sensor serine endopeptidase DegS, which translates to MLTKLLRSMLIGIIVAGVLLLAVPALRSGQGTFKTENDSQSEAPVSYYLGVRRAAPAVVNVYNQANSPGSQNELNIRNLGSGVIMNSKGYILTNKHVISNAEQIVVTLQDGRIFEALLVGSDTLTDLAVLKIEGANLPEIPINTKRPPHVGDVVLAIGNPYNLGQTVTQGILSATGRVGLSSSGRQNFLQTDASINRGNSGGALVNSLGELVGINTLSFDKSNDGGTPEGIGFAIPVALASKIMNKLIRDGRVIRGYIGISGAQRERLGNQVSGLDRLQGIIVNKVETGGPAAKAGIKEGDLLMEVNQKPARSVIETMDQVAEIRPGSVIPVVVYRDNKEITLNVTIQEFPTNE; encoded by the coding sequence ATGCTAACCAAACTGTTACGTTCGATGCTCATCGGTATCATCGTGGCTGGCGTTCTTTTGCTGGCCGTTCCGGCATTGCGCTCCGGTCAAGGGACGTTCAAGACGGAGAACGACAGTCAGAGTGAAGCACCGGTCAGTTATTATTTGGGGGTACGCCGTGCAGCCCCTGCCGTAGTGAACGTTTATAACCAAGCGAACAGCCCAGGTTCTCAGAATGAGCTGAACATCCGCAACCTTGGCTCCGGCGTTATCATGAACAGCAAAGGGTACATACTGACCAACAAACATGTCATCAGTAACGCGGAGCAAATCGTCGTCACACTGCAGGATGGGCGTATTTTTGAAGCACTGCTGGTCGGTTCCGATACATTAACCGACCTTGCCGTACTGAAAATCGAAGGCGCCAATCTGCCGGAAATCCCCATTAACACCAAACGCCCCCCGCATGTCGGCGATGTCGTACTGGCAATCGGCAACCCCTACAATCTGGGGCAGACCGTCACACAAGGCATTCTCAGCGCCACCGGACGAGTGGGGCTCAGTTCTTCCGGCCGACAGAACTTTCTACAGACCGACGCCTCCATCAACCGCGGCAACTCCGGCGGTGCGCTGGTCAATTCGTTGGGGGAGTTGGTCGGCATCAACACGTTGTCTTTCGATAAAAGCAACGACGGCGGCACACCGGAAGGCATCGGTTTTGCCATCCCTGTCGCCCTGGCCAGCAAAATCATGAATAAACTGATCCGGGATGGGCGCGTCATTCGCGGATACATCGGCATCAGCGGTGCGCAGAGAGAGCGATTGGGTAATCAGGTTTCTGGTCTTGATCGACTGCAAGGCATTATCGTCAACAAGGTGGAAACCGGAGGGCCGGCGGCAAAAGCAGGGATCAAGGAAGGCGATCTACTGATGGAGGTTAACCAGAAACCCGCCAGATCTGTGATTGAAACCATGGATCAGGTTGCGGAAATCCGTCCAGGCTCAGTCATTCCGGTGGTGGTATATCGGGACAACAAAGAAATTACGCTGAACGTCACGATTCAGGAATTTCCGACCAACGAATAG
- the kdsC gene encoding 3-deoxy-manno-octulosonate-8-phosphatase KdsC, with the protein MSEIRPQTDTCYGPVETQVMNRARDVRLLICDVDGVLSDGLIYMGNQGEELKAFNVRDGYGIRCLLTSGIDVAIITGRSSQLLIDRCQTLGITHLYQGQSDKLLAFRELLDKLSIQASQVAYIGDDLIDWPVMAEVGLSVAVADAHPLLQPRADYVTRIAGGRGAVREMCDLILQAQDKLDFAKGLSI; encoded by the coding sequence ATGAGTGAAATTCGGCCGCAAACCGACACCTGCTACGGCCCTGTGGAGACGCAGGTCATGAACCGCGCGCGCGATGTACGTCTGCTGATTTGCGATGTAGATGGCGTACTGTCCGATGGACTTATCTACATGGGTAATCAGGGCGAAGAACTGAAAGCGTTCAATGTCCGCGACGGCTATGGCATCCGTTGCCTGCTAACTTCGGGTATCGACGTCGCGATTATCACCGGCCGTTCGTCTCAGTTGCTGATCGATCGCTGCCAAACGCTGGGTATCACCCATCTTTATCAAGGACAATCCGATAAGCTTTTGGCCTTCCGCGAACTGTTGGATAAACTGTCGATCCAGGCCAGCCAGGTCGCCTATATCGGCGATGACCTGATCGACTGGCCGGTCATGGCCGAAGTGGGTCTAAGCGTAGCGGTTGCCGACGCTCACCCGCTGTTGCAGCCACGGGCTGATTATGTCACGCGCATCGCCGGTGGCCGCGGCGCGGTAAGAGAAATGTGCGACCTTATCCTACAGGCGCAGGATAAGCTTGATTTCGCCAAAGGGCTGTCGATATGA
- the mlaC gene encoding phospholipid-binding protein MlaC, with amino-acid sequence MFRRLLMAALLVVAPFVNAADQTNPYSLMKEAAQKTFDRLKNEQSQIRQEPNRLRSIVKEELLPYVQVKYAGALVLGQYYKNATPEQRDAYFTAFEAYLEQAYGQALASYHGQTYEVAPEQPLGNAEIVSIRVTIMDNGGRPPIRLDFQWRKNSKTGYWQAYDMIAEGVSMITTKQNEWASILRQNGVDGLTRQLLVSARQPISLEQKRNG; translated from the coding sequence ATGTTTAGACGTTTATTGATGGCGGCGTTGTTGGTAGTTGCGCCTTTTGTTAACGCAGCGGATCAGACTAATCCGTACAGCCTGATGAAGGAAGCGGCGCAAAAAACCTTTGATCGCCTGAAAAACGAGCAGTCTCAGATTCGGCAGGAACCTAATCGTCTACGCAGTATTGTCAAAGAAGAACTTCTGCCTTATGTGCAGGTCAAGTATGCCGGCGCTTTGGTACTCGGCCAATATTATAAAAATGCGACGCCGGAGCAGCGCGATGCCTATTTCACCGCCTTCGAAGCCTATCTGGAACAGGCTTATGGTCAGGCGCTGGCGTCGTATCACGGGCAGACTTACGAGGTTGCCCCGGAACAACCGCTGGGTAATGCGGAGATCGTGTCCATTCGCGTCACCATTATGGATAACGGCGGGCGCCCGCCTATTCGCCTGGATTTTCAGTGGCGTAAAAACAGTAAGACCGGCTATTGGCAGGCATATGACATGATTGCCGAAGGCGTGAGCATGATTACCACCAAACAAAATGAGTGGGCTTCCATATTGCGCCAAAACGGCGTTGATGGATTGACCCGACAACTGTTGGTGAGCGCCCGTCAGCCGATTTCGTTGGAACAGAAACGAAATGGCTAA
- the degQ gene encoding serine endoprotease DegQ codes for MKKASLLYSALALSIGLSLSSLPTANAALPSVVSGQPLPSLAPMLEKVLPAVVSVHVEGTQIQRQRIPEEFKFFFGPNTPSEKQSSRPFEGLGSGVIISAEKAYVLTNNHVINNADKIRVQLNDGREYDAKLIGRDEQTDIALLQLVDAKNLTEIKMADSDQLRVGDFAVAVGNPFGLGQTATSGIISALGRSGLNLEGLENFIQTDASINRGNSGGALVNLKGELIGINTAILAPGGGNIGIGFAIPSNMAQNLAQQLVEFGEVKRGLLGIKGSEMTSEIAKAFKVEAQRGAFVSEVIPKSAAAKAGIKAGDVLISLDGKPINSFAELRAKIGTTAPGKTVRVGLLRDGKQQEVSVVLDNSANATTNADNLSPALQGASLTNGQLKDGSKGVLIENVAKDSAAAKVGLQKGDIIVGVNRERVESISQLRKILDSKPSVLALNIVRGEESIYLLLR; via the coding sequence ATGAAAAAAGCATCGTTGTTGTATAGCGCGCTGGCACTCAGCATAGGTCTATCCTTGTCCTCGCTTCCTACGGCTAACGCCGCGCTGCCTTCGGTTGTGTCGGGTCAACCGTTGCCCAGCCTGGCACCAATGCTGGAAAAAGTCCTTCCGGCCGTCGTGAGCGTCCATGTAGAAGGCACACAAATTCAGCGCCAACGCATCCCCGAAGAATTCAAATTTTTCTTCGGCCCAAATACCCCCTCGGAAAAGCAGAGCAGCCGCCCATTTGAAGGACTGGGCTCCGGCGTCATCATCAGTGCGGAAAAAGCCTATGTGCTGACCAACAACCACGTCATCAACAACGCGGATAAAATTCGTGTTCAGTTGAACGACGGTCGGGAATACGACGCAAAACTGATCGGCCGCGACGAACAGACCGATATCGCCCTTTTGCAATTGGTGGATGCTAAAAACCTCACTGAGATCAAAATGGCTGACTCTGATCAGTTGCGCGTAGGTGACTTTGCTGTTGCCGTGGGCAACCCATTCGGTCTGGGCCAGACCGCGACCTCGGGAATTATTTCCGCGCTGGGCCGCAGCGGCCTGAATCTGGAAGGGTTGGAAAACTTTATTCAGACTGATGCTTCCATCAACCGGGGCAATTCCGGCGGAGCATTGGTTAACCTGAAAGGCGAGCTGATCGGCATCAACACCGCTATTCTCGCACCGGGCGGCGGCAACATCGGCATCGGTTTCGCTATCCCCAGCAACATGGCGCAAAACCTGGCCCAGCAGTTGGTAGAATTTGGCGAAGTCAAACGCGGTCTGTTGGGCATCAAGGGCAGCGAGATGACGTCTGAAATCGCCAAAGCGTTTAAGGTTGAGGCGCAACGCGGCGCATTCGTCAGCGAGGTCATTCCGAAATCTGCGGCCGCCAAGGCCGGTATCAAAGCAGGGGATGTGCTGATTTCGCTGGATGGCAAGCCGATTAACAGTTTTGCCGAACTCCGAGCGAAAATCGGCACTACTGCGCCAGGCAAGACAGTTCGTGTCGGCCTGTTACGTGACGGTAAACAGCAAGAAGTCTCCGTCGTGCTGGACAACAGCGCCAATGCAACCACCAACGCCGACAATCTTTCGCCTGCGCTGCAAGGCGCTTCACTCACCAACGGTCAGTTGAAAGACGGCAGCAAAGGCGTACTGATTGAGAATGTCGCCAAGGACAGTGCGGCGGCCAAGGTCGGCTTACAGAAAGGCGATATTATCGTGGGCGTCAATCGCGAGCGTGTTGAAAGCATCTCGCAATTGCGCAAGATCCTTGACAGCAAACCCTCCGTGCTGGCGCTGAATATCGTCCGCGGTGAAGAAAGTATCTATCTGTTGTTACGTTGA